The following coding sequences are from one Motacilla alba alba isolate MOTALB_02 chromosome 4, Motacilla_alba_V1.0_pri, whole genome shotgun sequence window:
- the RBPJ gene encoding recombining binding protein suppressor of hairless isoform X2: MAPVVTGKFGERPQPKRLTREAMRNYLKERGDQTVLILHAKVAQKSYGNEKRFFCPPPCVYLMGSGWKKKKEQMERDGCTEQESQPCAFIGIGNSDQEMQQLNLEGKNYCTAKTLYISDSDKRKHFMLSVKMFYGNSDDIGVFLSKRIKVISKPSKKKQSLKNADLCIASGTKVALFNRLRSQTVSTRYLHVEGGNFHASSQQWGAFYIHLLDDDESEGEEFTVRDGYIHYGQTVKLVCSVTGMALPRLIIRKVDKQTALLDADDPVSQLHKCAFYLKDTERMYLCLSQERIIQFQATPCPKEPNKEMINDGASWTIISTDKAEYTFYEGMGPVHAPVTPVPVVESLQLNGGGDVAMLELTGQNFTPNLRVWFGDVEAETMYRCAESMLCVVPDISAFREGWRWVRQPVQVPVTLVRNDGIIYSTSLTFTYTPEPGPRPHCSAAGAILRANSSLMASSETNTNSEGSYTSVSTNPTNVTSSTATVVS; this comes from the exons gaaatttggAGAGCGACCTCAACCGAAACGGCTCACAAG gGAAGCAATGCGAAATTACCTGAAGGAGCGAGGTGACCAAACAGTGCTAATACTCCATGCGAAAGTTGCGCAGAAATCATACGGAAATGAAAAAAG gTTCTTTTGTCCTCCTCCATGTGTGTATCTCATGGGCAGtggatggaagaaaaaaaaagagcaaatggaGCGGGATGGTTGCACTGAGCAGGAGTCACAACCTTGCGCCTTCATTGGGATAGGAAACAGTGACcaagaaatgcagcagctgaacTTGGAAGGAAAG AATTATTGCACTGCCAAAACATTATACATATCAGACTCAGACAAGAGAAAGCACTTCATGTTGTCGGTGAAAATGTTCTATGGCAATAGTGATGACATCGGTGTGTTCCTCAGTAAAAGGATCAAAGTAATCTCCAAACCCTCTAAAAAGAAACAGTCACTGAAAAATGCAGACT TATGTATTGCATCAGGGACAAAAGTGGCACTATTTAATAGACTTCGATCCCAAACAGTTAGCACCAGATATTTGCACGTAGAAGGTGGTAATTTCCATGCCAGTTCACAACAGTGGGGAGCATTTTACATTCACCTGT TGGATGATGATGAATCAGAAGGAGAAGAATTCACAGTGAGAGATGGCTACATTCACTATGGGCAGACTGTCAAACTTGTATGCTCAGTTACTGGCATGGCACTCCCGAGACTG ATAATTCGAAAAGTAGATAAACAAACAGCATTATTGGATGCAGATGATCCAGTATCACAGCTCCATAAATGTGCATTTTACCTTAAAGACACTGAGAGAATGTATTTGTGCCTTTCCCAGGAGAGAATAATCCAATTTCAA GCCACTCCATGCCCAAAAGAACCAAATAAAGAAATGATTAATGATGGAGCTTCTTGGACAATCATTAGCACAGACAAAGCAGAATACACATTTTATGAGGGGATGGGTCCAGTCCATGCTCCAGTGACACCTGTGCCTGTTGTGGAAAGTCTTCAA TTGAATGGTGGTGGGGATGTAGCAATGTTGGAACTTACAGGACAGAACTTCACTCCAAATTTACGTGTCTGGTTTGGGGATGTGGAAGCTGAAACCATGTACAG ATGTGCAGAGAGCATGCTTTGTGTTGTTCCAGACATTTCTGCGTTTCGAGAGGGTTGGAGGTGGGTCCGACAGCCAGTCCAGGTTCCAGTAACTTTGGTCCGTAACGATGGCATAATTTACTCCACCAGCCTTACCTTTACATACACACCGGAACCAGGGCCACGGccacactgcagtgctgctggagcaatCCTCAGAGCCAACTCAAGCCTCATGGCCTCCagtgaaacaaacacaaacagtgAGGGAAGTTACACAAGCGTCAGCACAAACCCCACCAATGTCACATCATCTACGGCAACTGTAGTTTCCTAA
- the RBPJ gene encoding recombining binding protein suppressor of hairless isoform X1 has protein sequence MFSLPTAAVKAGQEKSDFLRFFICITERKFGERPQPKRLTREAMRNYLKERGDQTVLILHAKVAQKSYGNEKRFFCPPPCVYLMGSGWKKKKEQMERDGCTEQESQPCAFIGIGNSDQEMQQLNLEGKNYCTAKTLYISDSDKRKHFMLSVKMFYGNSDDIGVFLSKRIKVISKPSKKKQSLKNADLCIASGTKVALFNRLRSQTVSTRYLHVEGGNFHASSQQWGAFYIHLLDDDESEGEEFTVRDGYIHYGQTVKLVCSVTGMALPRLIIRKVDKQTALLDADDPVSQLHKCAFYLKDTERMYLCLSQERIIQFQATPCPKEPNKEMINDGASWTIISTDKAEYTFYEGMGPVHAPVTPVPVVESLQLNGGGDVAMLELTGQNFTPNLRVWFGDVEAETMYRCAESMLCVVPDISAFREGWRWVRQPVQVPVTLVRNDGIIYSTSLTFTYTPEPGPRPHCSAAGAILRANSSLMASSETNTNSEGSYTSVSTNPTNVTSSTATVVS, from the exons gaaatttggAGAGCGACCTCAACCGAAACGGCTCACAAG gGAAGCAATGCGAAATTACCTGAAGGAGCGAGGTGACCAAACAGTGCTAATACTCCATGCGAAAGTTGCGCAGAAATCATACGGAAATGAAAAAAG gTTCTTTTGTCCTCCTCCATGTGTGTATCTCATGGGCAGtggatggaagaaaaaaaaagagcaaatggaGCGGGATGGTTGCACTGAGCAGGAGTCACAACCTTGCGCCTTCATTGGGATAGGAAACAGTGACcaagaaatgcagcagctgaacTTGGAAGGAAAG AATTATTGCACTGCCAAAACATTATACATATCAGACTCAGACAAGAGAAAGCACTTCATGTTGTCGGTGAAAATGTTCTATGGCAATAGTGATGACATCGGTGTGTTCCTCAGTAAAAGGATCAAAGTAATCTCCAAACCCTCTAAAAAGAAACAGTCACTGAAAAATGCAGACT TATGTATTGCATCAGGGACAAAAGTGGCACTATTTAATAGACTTCGATCCCAAACAGTTAGCACCAGATATTTGCACGTAGAAGGTGGTAATTTCCATGCCAGTTCACAACAGTGGGGAGCATTTTACATTCACCTGT TGGATGATGATGAATCAGAAGGAGAAGAATTCACAGTGAGAGATGGCTACATTCACTATGGGCAGACTGTCAAACTTGTATGCTCAGTTACTGGCATGGCACTCCCGAGACTG ATAATTCGAAAAGTAGATAAACAAACAGCATTATTGGATGCAGATGATCCAGTATCACAGCTCCATAAATGTGCATTTTACCTTAAAGACACTGAGAGAATGTATTTGTGCCTTTCCCAGGAGAGAATAATCCAATTTCAA GCCACTCCATGCCCAAAAGAACCAAATAAAGAAATGATTAATGATGGAGCTTCTTGGACAATCATTAGCACAGACAAAGCAGAATACACATTTTATGAGGGGATGGGTCCAGTCCATGCTCCAGTGACACCTGTGCCTGTTGTGGAAAGTCTTCAA TTGAATGGTGGTGGGGATGTAGCAATGTTGGAACTTACAGGACAGAACTTCACTCCAAATTTACGTGTCTGGTTTGGGGATGTGGAAGCTGAAACCATGTACAG ATGTGCAGAGAGCATGCTTTGTGTTGTTCCAGACATTTCTGCGTTTCGAGAGGGTTGGAGGTGGGTCCGACAGCCAGTCCAGGTTCCAGTAACTTTGGTCCGTAACGATGGCATAATTTACTCCACCAGCCTTACCTTTACATACACACCGGAACCAGGGCCACGGccacactgcagtgctgctggagcaatCCTCAGAGCCAACTCAAGCCTCATGGCCTCCagtgaaacaaacacaaacagtgAGGGAAGTTACACAAGCGTCAGCACAAACCCCACCAATGTCACATCATCTACGGCAACTGTAGTTTCCTAA